The Deinococcus koreensis genome includes a window with the following:
- a CDS encoding TetR/AcrR family transcriptional regulator, with amino-acid sequence METGQPSTRAQIIQAALRCYRRRAIGGTTLRDVAQEAGLRLGNLYYHVKTREELVLAVLDECERELRALLGRLAPLEPRTWLAGYFAWLLEDPAGAADAGCPFGTLAAELRALGDPAAPRAAGIVLAYQDAVATQASAAGIRSSIFLEIQGAYTVARVLGDPELFRRSVEELRDSTLGAEA; translated from the coding sequence ATGGAGACGGGCCAGCCCAGCACACGCGCGCAGATCATCCAGGCCGCCCTGCGGTGTTACCGGCGGCGGGCCATCGGCGGCACCACCCTGAGGGATGTCGCCCAGGAGGCCGGCCTCCGACTGGGCAACCTCTACTACCACGTCAAAACCCGGGAGGAACTCGTACTGGCAGTGCTGGACGAGTGCGAGCGGGAGTTGCGGGCGCTGCTCGGGCGGCTCGCACCCCTGGAGCCCCGCACCTGGCTGGCCGGCTACTTTGCGTGGCTGCTCGAAGATCCCGCTGGCGCCGCCGACGCTGGCTGTCCCTTCGGCACCCTGGCGGCCGAACTGCGTGCCCTGGGTGACCCGGCCGCGCCCCGGGCCGCCGGGATCGTGCTCGCCTATCAGGACGCGGTGGCCACTCAGGCGAGCGCCGCCGGAATCCGGAGCTCCATCTTCCTGGAGATTCAGGGGGCGTATACCGTCGCCCGGGTGCTGGGTGACCCGGAGCTCTTCCGGCGCAGTGTGGAGGAGTTGCGGGACAGCACACTGGGGGCTGAAGCGTGA